A part of Vulpes vulpes isolate BD-2025 chromosome 15, VulVul3, whole genome shotgun sequence genomic DNA contains:
- the BMF gene encoding LOW QUALITY PROTEIN: bcl-2-modifying factor (The sequence of the model RefSeq protein was modified relative to this genomic sequence to represent the inferred CDS: inserted 3 bases in 2 codons): MPRAGVFWKQYRAVHGGLLPRRXPPAAAAAPARASRLPPQPAGLLPSFPIDSGRQXPRVLVTLDPGAEPWHHDSEAETLSWSHPGEMEPPQCVEELEDDVFQPEDGEPGTQPGSLLSADLFAQSQLDCPLSRLHLFPLTHCCGPGLRPTSQEDKATQTLSPASPSQGVMLPCGVTEEPQRLFYGNAGYRLPLPASFPAGLPLLEQPPEGQWQHRAEVQIARKLQCIADQFHRLHMQQHQQNQNRVWWQILLFLHNLALNADENRNGAGPR, from the exons ATGCCCCGAGCGGGCGTATTTTGGAAACAATACCGCGCGGTGCACGGCGGCCTCCTCCCGCGCCG CCCGCCagctgccgccgccgcccctgcccgcgcctcccgcctcccgccgcaGCCCG CTgggctccttccctccttcccaatCGACTCTGGGCGCC GCCCCCGAGTGCTCGTCACGCTGGACCCTGGCGCGGAGCCCTGGCACCACGACTCGGAGGCCGAGACTCTCTCCTGGAGTCACCCAG GGGAGATGGAGCCGCCTCAGTGTGTGGAGGAGCTGGAGGATGATGTGTTCCAGCCAGAGGATGGGGAGCCGGGGACCCAGCCTGGGAGCTTGCTCTCTGCTGACCTGTTTGCCCAGAGCCAGTTGGACTGCCCCCTCAGCCGTCTGCATCTCTTCCCTCTCACCCACTGCTGTGGCCCTGGGCTTCGACCCACCAGCCAGGAAGACAAGGCCACCCAGACCCTCAGTCCGGCCTCCCCAAGTCAGGGTGTCATGCTGCCTTGTGGGGTGACCGAAGAGCCCCAGCGACTCTTTTATG GCAACGCTGGCTACcggctccctctccctgccagtTTCCCTGCAGGCTTGCCTCTCCTCGAGCAGCCCCCGGAAGGGCAGTGGCAACATCGAGCAGAGGTACAGATTGCCCGAAAGCTTCAGTGCATTGCAGACCAGTTCCATCGGCTTCATATGCAGCAA caccaGCAAAACCAAAATCGAGTGTGGTGGCAGATTCTCCTCTTCCTGCACAACCTGGCTTTGAATGCAGATGAGAACAGGAATGGGGCAGGTCCCAGGTGA